In one window of Polaromonas naphthalenivorans CJ2 DNA:
- a CDS encoding sensor histidine kinase, giving the protein MSTERLRQRPRWHRRARHALAHSLRVRLMTLFLLLALVMAGTFLLGMQYALSIGWRDAARPLVVDYVDRLAADIGSPPSQERATALIQRLPLSVRISGPAVNWRSHPDAPDFQHGKNFGRRWNEDELRFFERSTADGHKIVFGVDVKAWHDRPRFVGWATLAALLLLTALAYARVRRLLRPLDDIRAGALRFGAGDFDQPIALRCPQKPDELGELAATINTMGADIRQMLDAKRGLLLAISHELRSPLTRARLNTELLPETAEVQPARDALLRDLALMRDLVTGLLESERLASRHAALQLEPTDLGSLVKEVIHGMSASNPAAQRVTVSASADVPLQMLDSTRMRLLVRNLLDNALRHSVESSRPPEVSVSAQGQGLRLAVRDHGPGVEEAALAHLAEPFYRPDSARTRATGGVGLGLYLCRLVAQAHGGSLVVRNTHPGLEVRVLLPG; this is encoded by the coding sequence ATGAGCACCGAGCGCTTGCGGCAACGTCCGCGCTGGCACCGCCGCGCCCGGCATGCACTCGCGCATTCGCTGCGCGTGCGGCTGATGACGCTGTTCCTGCTGCTGGCGCTGGTGATGGCCGGAACGTTTCTGCTGGGCATGCAGTACGCGCTGTCCATCGGCTGGCGCGACGCCGCGCGTCCGCTGGTCGTCGATTACGTGGACCGGCTGGCCGCTGACATCGGCAGCCCGCCCAGCCAGGAGCGCGCCACGGCGCTGATTCAACGCCTGCCCTTGAGCGTTCGCATCAGCGGCCCGGCGGTCAACTGGCGCAGCCACCCGGATGCGCCCGACTTTCAGCACGGCAAGAATTTCGGCAGGCGCTGGAATGAAGATGAGCTTCGCTTCTTCGAGCGCAGCACGGCGGACGGCCACAAGATCGTGTTCGGCGTGGACGTGAAGGCCTGGCACGACCGCCCGCGCTTCGTCGGCTGGGCTACGCTGGCTGCGCTCTTGCTGCTGACCGCGCTGGCCTATGCCCGCGTGCGCCGCCTGCTGCGCCCGCTGGACGACATCCGCGCCGGCGCGCTGCGCTTCGGCGCGGGCGACTTCGACCAGCCGATTGCCTTGCGCTGCCCGCAAAAACCCGATGAGCTGGGCGAGCTGGCCGCCACCATCAACACCATGGGCGCCGACATCCGGCAGATGCTCGACGCCAAGCGCGGCCTGCTGCTGGCCATCAGCCACGAGCTGCGCAGCCCGCTGACCCGCGCGCGGCTCAACACCGAGTTGCTGCCCGAAACCGCCGAGGTGCAGCCCGCCCGCGACGCCTTGCTGCGCGACCTGGCGCTGATGCGCGACCTGGTCACCGGCCTGCTGGAGAGCGAACGCCTGGCCAGCCGCCACGCCGCGCTGCAGCTGGAGCCGACTGACCTTGGCAGCCTGGTGAAAGAAGTGATTCACGGGATGAGCGCCAGCAACCCCGCCGCGCAGCGCGTCACGGTCAGCGCTTCGGCTGATGTGCCGCTCCAGATGCTGGACAGCACCCGCATGCGCCTGCTGGTGCGCAACCTGCTCGACAACGCACTGCGCCACAGTGTCGAGTCAAGCCGGCCGCCTGAAGTCAGTGTCAGCGCGCAAGGGCAGGGGCTGCGGCTCGCCGTTCGCGACCACGGCCCCGGCGTTGAAGAGGCCGCGCTGGCGCATCTGGCCGAACCCTTTTACCGGCCCGACAGCGCCCGCACCCGCGCCACGGGCGGCGTGGGCCTGGGGCTGTATCTGTGCCGGCTGGTGGCGCAGGCGCATGGCGGCAGCCTTGTTGTGCGCAACACGCATCCGGGGCTGGAAGTGCGGGTGCTTCTGCCGGGCTGA
- a CDS encoding response regulator transcription factor produces MHRILLIDDDAQLGGPLAAYFARFDMQLVCALRPGAGLELIRQGGLDAAILDVMLPEMDGFALCRLIRKESDIPVIMLTARGEVMDRVVGLELGADDYVPKPFEPRELVARVQTVLRRRVAPPAAITPPDTARLVFDGLVLDPVTRTVQRQGELLELTSTEFDLLHLLAREAGRVFSRDDILSRLRGHEAELYTRAVDIVVSRLRKKLEPLDCIKTLRNAGYSLALGRRPA; encoded by the coding sequence ATCGACGACGACGCGCAACTCGGCGGGCCGCTGGCGGCCTACTTTGCGCGCTTTGACATGCAGCTGGTGTGCGCGCTGCGCCCCGGCGCCGGGCTTGAGCTGATCCGCCAGGGCGGCCTGGACGCCGCCATCCTGGACGTGATGCTGCCCGAGATGGACGGCTTTGCGCTGTGCCGCCTGATCCGCAAGGAAAGCGACATCCCGGTCATCATGCTCACCGCCCGGGGCGAGGTGATGGACCGGGTCGTCGGGCTGGAGCTGGGCGCCGACGACTACGTGCCCAAGCCTTTCGAGCCGCGCGAACTGGTGGCGCGCGTGCAGACCGTGCTGCGCCGCCGCGTCGCCCCGCCTGCCGCCATCACCCCGCCGGATACCGCCCGCCTGGTGTTCGATGGCCTGGTGCTGGACCCGGTCACGCGCACCGTGCAGCGCCAGGGCGAGCTGCTGGAGCTGACCAGCACCGAATTCGACCTGCTGCACCTGCTGGCGCGGGAAGCGGGCAGGGTCTTCAGCCGCGACGACATCTTGAGTCGCCTGCGCGGCCACGAGGCCGAGCTGTACACCCGCGCGGTGGACATCGTGGTCAGCCGCCTGCGCAAGAAGCTCGAACCGCTGGACTGCATCAAGACCCTGCGCAACGCGGGCTATTCGCTCGCGCTGGGCCGCCGCCCGGCATGA